Proteins encoded in a region of the Pocillopora verrucosa isolate sample1 chromosome 11, ASM3666991v2, whole genome shotgun sequence genome:
- the LOC136284248 gene encoding uncharacterized protein, protein MGKRSSLSSPRKWKRRNRRRIHCSRCGSNYSYSGSRSHVCPKATSAQSQTRTGEEQVPDLDLNSTSEEETGFDCLHNNSDTEEENMTPTRCDENPDAEPLLSADLRKRLKDRLRKRFNEEDLDYFDDDSSDENESATDCSGDSDEVHAHGHDSSNSVNEDWGDSQGSNEPELPEEDFAERPQEQNNSVPLSDKCGVLIYWLLLFLFSWQSGFSVTDSAMEMLLKFLSRFFWLVGTFNEDSFNSALAKHLPNTLYKLKKHLGLLNGDDFIKYVVCPKCKTLYGYNDCVKNHFGRQVSARCTFVPWFRHPHRSRRGPCDEVLLKTVRTGTKTFLYPRMVYPYNSVIKSLQQLLRRPGFWDKCQEWRKQVLPNNVKTDIYQGNVWKELSSTGFLSHVNSLAVMLNVDWFRPHKHSPGSVGVIYLVLLNLPRHERYKLENIIVVGILPGPSEPKLTANTFLEPLVKELQTLWACKFRFNVCGSFCKRLIKVGLICVSSDIPATRKIGGFLGHMASQGCSCCKKNFMSGEGLDFSGFDRENWKPRNSSEHKRAAKRTLEETSPAAQQRLCSELGARYSVLQELEYFDCIRYFVVDPMHNLYLGTAKHMMKNVWLNEKNEFLSDEDFQRIQELVDSMTVPQDIGRIPGKISSSFTGFTADQWKNWTLVYSLFALKGILPEEHLQCWRFFVLACKTLGKRVLTGNDIEIGDKYLMQFCKTFETLYGKDLVTPNMHLHGHLKECLLDYGPFHSFWCFSFERFNGILGSYHTNNRSIEIQLMRKFLMQTKVKDFSYPEKYQDSFMEFFDTYQSSGSVKVTQEPIEQYLSLQEHRDVSVQHLNCCDWTAGKNCIFPMSTPKDGILDSEDLSALRSVYQELLGFDDRTIIDMPHTITEFKAVKVGSVSYGSLQCQTSRNATVVANWAGPDGSLACTTGCNDTRPGQVLKFFRHCFKVKSKSTDSLDKRYEFYLAQVNWFSKHPERYAYGLPVELWCNAFDLFGPACFIPIQRIKSVCASGETKYKRETVLAITN, encoded by the exons ATGGGGAAAAGAAGTTCGCTCAGTTCGCCTCGAAAGTGGAAGAGAAGGAATCGACGTCGTATTCATTGCTCCCGTTGTGGAAGTAATTACTCGTATTCAGGGTCCAGATCTCATGTTTGTCCAAAAGCTACAAGTGCTCAAAGTCAAACGAGAACTGGAGAAGAACAAGTTCCTGACTTGGATTTGAATTCTACATCGGAAGAAGAGACTGGGTTTGATTGTTTGCATAACAACTCGGACACCGAAGAAGAAAACATGACTCCGACGAGGTGTGATGAGAATCCTGACGCGGAACCATTGTTGTCTGCAGATTTGCGCAAGAGACTGAAAGATCGATTGAGGAAGCGTTTTAACGAGGAAGACTTGGATTATTTTGACGATGATAGCAGTGATGAAAACGAGAGTGCCACTGATTGCAGTGGTGACAGTGATGAAGTCCATGCACATGGTCATGATTCATCTAATTCCGTCAATGAGGACTGGGGTGATTCTCAAGGAAGCAATGAACCAGAACTCCCAGAAGAGGATTTTGCTGAGAGAccacaagaacaaaacaattcaGTGCCTCTCTCAGATAAATGTGGCGTGCTCATTTATTGGCTTTTATTGTTCTTATTTTCCTGGCAGTCTGGATTTTCTGTTACAGATTCAGCTATGGAGATGTtacttaaatttcttagtcGTTTCTTCTGGCTAGTTGGAACATTTAATGAAGACAGTTTTAATTCTGCACTGGCAAAGCATTTGCCAAACACTTTGTACAAGCTCAAGAAACATCTTGGGCTTTTGAATGGTGATGATTTCATCAAGTATGTCGTCTGTCCAAAGTGCAAAACTTTGTATGGCTACAATGACTGTGTCAAGAATCATTTTGGGAGGCAAGTGTCAGCTCGCTGTACCTTTGTTCCCTGGTTTAGGCACCCCCATAGGTCAAGAAGAG GACCTTGTGATGAAGTACTCCTGAAGACTGTTCGCACTGGAACAAAGACTTTTTTGTACCCAAGGATGGTCTATCCATACAACTCTGTTATAAAGTCTTTGCAACAACTGCTTAGGAGACCTGGATTTTGGGACAAGTGTCAGGAGTGGAGAAAGCAGGTGTTACCTAACAATGTCAAAACTGACATATACCAAGGAAATGTGTGGAAGGAGCTATCATCAACTGGTTTTCTTTCTCATGTCAACAGCCTAGCTGTTATGCTAAATGTTGACTGGTTTAGGCCACATAAACATTCTCCTGGATCTGTGGGAGTGATTTACCTAGTGTTGCTCAATCTGCCTCGCCACGAGAGATACAAACTGGAGAATATTATTGTGGTGGGTATTTTACCTGGACCCTCAGAACCAAAACTAACTGCTAACACTTTTCTAGAACCACTTGTCAAGGAATTGCAGACGCTCTGGGCTTGTAAATTTCGTTTCAATGTCTGTGGAAGTTTCTGTAAGCGGCTTATCAAAGTTGGTCTGATCTGTGTTTCATCAGACATCCCAGCCACAAGAAAAATTGGTGGATTTCTTGGTCACATGGCATCTCAAGGATGTTCCTGTTGCAAGAAAAACTTTATGTCTGGAGAGGGGCTTGATTTCAGTGGTTTTGATAGAGAAAACTGGAAACCTAGAAACTCTTCAGAACACAAGAGAGCAGCAAAACGTACACTGGAAGAAACCAGCCCTGCCGCACAACAAAGACTTTGTTCTGAGTTAGGAGCCAGGTACTCAGTTTTACAAGAGCTAGAGTACTTTGACTGTATACGCTATTTTGTGGTGGACCCAATGCATAATCTTTATCTTGGGACAGCCAAACACATGATGAAGAATGTGTGGTTGAATGAGAAGAATGAATTCCTTAGTGATGAGGACTTTCAAAGAATCCAAGAGCTGGTAGATTCTATGACAGTTCCTCAAGATATTGGTCGTATACCAGGAAAGATTTCATCAAGTTTCACAGGATTCACAGCAGATCAATGGAAAAATTGGACATTAGTGTATTCATTGTTTGCTCTCAAAGGAATCTTACCTGAAGAGCACCTGCAGTGTTGGCGTTTCTTTGTCCTTGCCTGCAAGACCCTAGGCAAGAGAGTTCTGACTGGCAATGATATTGAAATTGGAGACAAGTATCTGATGcaattttgcaaaacatttgaGACATTGTATGGAAAGGATCTTGTCACTCCCAACATGCATCTACATGGCCATTTGAAGGAGTGCTTACTAGATTATGGTCCATTTCATTCCTTCTGGTGTTTCAGTTTTGAAAGGTTTAATGGTATTCTGGGTTCTTATCACACAAATAATCGTTCAATTGAAATTCAGTTAATGAGGAAGTTTTTGATGCAAACTAAAGTGAAAGACTTCAGCTACCCTGAGAAGTATCAGGATTCATTTATGGAGTTTTTTGACACTTACCAGAGTTCAGGGTCAGTCAAAGTTACTCAGGAGCCAATAGAGCAGTACTTAAGTCTTCAAGAGCACAGAGATGTATCAGTTCAGCATTTAAATTGTTGTGACTGGACTGCTGGAAAGAATTGTATTTTTCCAATGTCAACACCAAAAGATGGAATTCTAGACAGTGAGGATTTGAGTGCACTGAGATCAGTTTATCAAGAGCTTTTAGGATTTGATGATAGAACTATCATTGACATGCCCCACACTATCACAGAATTCAAAGCTGTAAAAGTCGGGTCCGTGAGCTATGGTTCCCTGCAATGCCAGACATCAAGGAATGCCACTGTCGTAGCAAACTGGGCAGGACCTGATGGGTCACTTGCATGTACCACAGGCTGCAATGATACCAGACCAGGACAAGTGTTAAAATTCTTCCGCCACTGTTTTAAAGTGAAATCGAAGTCAACTGATTCACTTGACAAAAGATATGAATTTTACCTTGCTCAGGTGAACTGGTTTTCAAAACACCCTGAACGGTATGCGTATGGACTTCCTGTTGAACTCTGGTGTAATGCATTTGACTTATTTGGACCGGCGTGTTTCATTCCAATTCAGAGAATAAAGTCAGTTTGTGCATCAGGAGAAACAAAATACAAGAGAGAAACTGTTCTTGCAATAACAAACTAA
- the LOC136284251 gene encoding uncharacterized protein — translation MASSRIGNASPSEFRLVLTKLTEVQKKLDTTDQSSVMAQLRQVNDSLQIVEGNQTDISDAILNKLQSIETRIETGFKALEEKIAALERKVVDGPAIAEGSAFGMLTPPSSSKKRKIARHPDLSHYVRSKIEQLGLAWNTDKK, via the exons ATGGCAAGTTCTAGAATTGGAAACGCCAGTCCTTCAGAATTCCGCCTCGTTTTAACGAAACTAACTGAAGTTCAAAAGAAATTGGACACAACAGATCAATCGTCAGTCATGGCGCAGCTGAGACAAGTGAACGATTCACTTCAAATCGTTGAGGGAAACCAGACCGATATTTCCGATGCCATCCTTAACAAGCTGCAGAGTATCGAGACGCGGATCGAGACCGGTTTCAAAGCCTTGGAGGAGAAGATTGCAGCTTTAGAAAGAAAAGTTGTGGACGGTCCTGCAATCGCAGAGGGAAGCGCTTTCGGAATGCTAACGCCACCAAGttcttcaaagaaaagaaaaatcgccCGCCATCCAGATCTCTCG CACTATGTTCGTTCAAAGATTGAACAGTTAGGCCTTGCATGGAACACTGACAAGAAGTAA